A window from Nocardioides mesophilus encodes these proteins:
- a CDS encoding lipoyl domain-containing protein, which translates to MTDVVFPPLSKDTPDAEGVLATWFVSEGARVAADDLLAEVQVDKVSAEVPAPTAGVVHLLVEEEAVVRQGQPIARID; encoded by the coding sequence ATGACCGACGTCGTGTTCCCGCCGCTGTCGAAGGACACGCCGGACGCCGAGGGCGTCCTCGCCACGTGGTTCGTGAGCGAGGGCGCCCGGGTGGCTGCCGACGACCTGCTCGCGGAGGTCCAGGTCGACAAGGTGTCCGCGGAGGTACCGGCTCCGACCGCGGGGGTGGTGCACCTGCTCGTCGAGGAGGAGGCCGTGGTCAGGCAGGGGCAGCCGATCGCGCGGATCGACTGA